DNA from Bradyrhizobium japonicum USDA 6:
CGGTGGCGGCAAGCGTCGTCGTGCCCTGCTGGTTGTTGATCGACCCGTTGATGACGATGCCGGAGGTCGAATTGACCACGACGTCGCTGCTGCTGCCGCCGATGAACTTGATGTTGATCGGGTTCGACGCCTTGACCGTGTTGGTCAGCGTGAGCGTCAGGTGATCATAGATCGCCTGGTACCAGTTGTACTGGGCGTCCGCGCCGCAGCACGCGTTGGAATGGGTGTTGAGTCCAACGGGGCTCCCATCCGGGTTCACGCCTCCCGCCCAGTGATAGCTGCCTGTGGCGGTGGTGACTTTCTGATAGTTGCTGCTCTGCGTGCCTGAAACCAGGCTGGTCGAGCGGGTCCAGTTCTCGCCGGTGACCTGATTGGGCGTGAAGCTCCAGCCGTAGTCGAACTGCGTGCTGGTGGGTAGACGATCCAGCGTCGCGGTGTCGACCCATTGATAGAGCATGTTCTCCTGCGTCGCGTACTGGACGCCCGCCGTACCGGTCCTGGCCGTAAGCATCGACGGGTCGATCGCGGCCGCAGTGACACTGTTGGTCTCGTACCGCGACACCTGCTGGCTGCTTGCAGCCTTGGGATCGTAAACCCACCACGTCGTCTTCCCCTTGAGCTGGTCGACGATCTCGACCACGCTCTGGGCAGTGACGCTGGTATTGATGGTGTTGGTGACGAGCTGGAGCCCGCTGGTGTTGTTGACGGTGACCGTGCCGGCGCCACCTTTGATCTCGATATTACCCTGGGTCTGGGTGTTGTCGGTCGAGGTCGAGATGATCTTGCCGTTGAGGTAGACGTAGCCGCCGGCGCCCTGCGCCACGCCATTCAGGATGAGCTGGTCGGTGAGAGCGTTGTACCTGACCCCGATCTTGGCGTCGCCGCTGGCCGACGCCGTCACGGAGCCCGAGATGTCGTAATAGACGCCGTTCCGCGCATTGGCCTGGGCCGCGGCAAAATCCGCTCCGCCGTTGCGATTCTTGAGGCCGTTGCCGCCATAGATGGCATCGTACGCCGCCGCGCCGATGTCGACCGAGTAATTGCTGCTCGAGCCGGCCTGGATGGTGCCGTTGATGTTGATCACCGACGCCGAGATGATGACCGCCTGACCGCTGATGGTCCGGGTGGCTGTCGCGGTGGCCGGCGCATCTGCGGTCTTGGGCGTGATCGCATCCGGCTGGATGTTGATCACCTGGAAGAAGCCCGAGCTGTCGCAGGCTGACGCACAGTTGAACGGCGTCTTGTACGGACCGCTATCGGTGTAGACGTTGCGGCCGTCATAAGTCGTTTTCTTCCACTGCGCGAGCACGACATTGGACGAGTCCTGCGACTGCCCCTCGATGATCTTGAGGGTCGCGATGTCAGGCACGCTGCCGGCATCGGGAGTGCTGGTGTTCCCAGGCGTACCCCTGCCCACCGGCAGGAAGATCGATGAATATAGGGAGAAGCCGTCGTAATACGTCATCAGCATGCGCGCGGTGAAGATCGTGCTGGCGTCGGCGTTGCCGACGGGTTGATACACGCCGTGGCTGCCGTCGGTGCAGCAGTAATAGAAATAGGGGTGATCGGTTCCCGAAGCGATATGCGGAGCGGAATAGTAGTCGCCGTAGGCGCCGAGATAGGTCGCCGCCGTCATCACCGCGGTCAGCGTGTCTTCCGGCCTGTTTTCAGTGGTGGCCCATTGCGAGGTGACCGCGCTGCCGCTGTCGTAGAAGCTCCCGATGCCGCCGAGGAAGGTGAAGGTGCCTTTGGGCACCACGATCTGGATGGTCGCGGCGCTGAGCGACTGCGATGCGACGACGCTGCCGAGATTGTTGATGATCTTGAGCAGGCCGTTCGCGTTGTTCACGGCGCCGTTGAAATAGATGTCGGGCGTGCGCGTCAGCACGTAGCCGTTCTGGTCGATGCCCTGGCCGCTGTCGGGATCCAGGCGGTTGTAGGTGGCGGAGACGTCGATGACCGGCGTCGCGCTCGGCATCGCGGTGAAGGTCACATTGGAGTGCGAATCCGGGTCGACATGGTCGATCTGGCGGTAGGTGATGTTTCCTCCGGTCACATCGGCGACCGTGAGATTGCCCAGGCTGATGAAGTCGAGACCCTTGTTCTCGATCTTGATCAAGGGCGAACTGCGCGCGATGACCGCGGGCGCGGCAGGATTCGTGCCGCTGTTTCCGGTCAGTTTCTGCGCCAGGATCGAGACGTTGCCGGCGGACACCAGAATGTCGCCGAACGCGAAAGCGTTGCCTGGCGCGTCGGAGGTGAACGGCGCCTGCTTGATCAGCGTGTCGATCTGACGCTGGATGTCGCCGGTCGGATCGGTCCCGGACGGCGTCATCGACGCGGGCGCCGTCGGCGTCGCCGCCGCGAGCTGCGAGCGGACCTGCGCTGCGCTCAGGCCGGTCAGCGTCGCCAGCTGGTTGACGACGAGATCGTAGGGATTGAAGTTGCCGACGATGGCATACTGGACCGTCTGGTGGTTCCAGCTCATCACCGGGCTCAAATTATTGGCGTTGGAGACCAGTTCGAGGACCGACGAAGAGCCGTTTGTCAGCAGGGAATACGGACTGGTCGTGCTCAATGTCGGCGTGGTTGCACCCAGATCAATCGTGATCGTCAGATCGTTGTTGACGCCGGCCACCACCAGGCCATTGAGCGCGACATCGCCGGTTCCGCTGGTGTGGCTGTGGTTGTCGCTGTTCTTAGCGCTGAAGATGTCCAGATACGGATTGTAGTTGCTGCCGTTGCCAGCCGCCGTGACCTGCCCCTGGGTTGCGCCCAGGTAGATGTCGCGCGCACCGAGCACGCTCGAGGTGGGCGCGAGCGTCAGGCTCGTGGTGTCGTCGGCGTTGGCCGTGCCACGGTAGAGCGCGGAGATCGGAATAGCGGTGTTGTTGTAGACGACCGTCGTGGCCGTCGCCTGCACGCTGCTGAAGACGCTGCCGTCACCGGCGAGGCCCGCATAGATGGTGATGTCGCGCCAGGCCGCGATCTTCGCGTTGTCGCCGACATTGACGGACTGGTTGGCGTGGACCCAGCTGTTGGTGCTGGCGCCGACGCCTGCGATCGCGCCGTAAAGGCTGGCATTGGCGTTGTTGGCCGCGGCCATCTTCGCAGCCGTGCCGATATAGATCTTGCCGACGCTGAAGAGCTCGCGGGCATTGATGTTGACCGCGAGCGTGGCGTTCGCGGTCATGTTGGATTCGGCGCCGCCGCCGGCGAAGAAGCTGGCCGTGGCCAGGCTCGCCGTGTCATTGGTGTTCAGCGTGTTGTAGGCCTCGATGTTGATATACGCCGCCGAGGTCTGCGGATCGCCGTTGAGGCTCAGCACCGTGCCGGCGCCGATATTGGTGTTGACGTGCTGGGTGACGGTCGAGGTGCTGAGCGCGGCAGCCCCCGAGAACGAGCCGCCGGAGCCCGACCGCGCGCCGCCGCCGCCCTGGTTGACGATGTCGTTGGCGATGACGACCATGTTGCCGCCCGCCGAATTGATGATCAGGTGCGTTCCGATCTCGGCGGTGGTGGTGGAGTCCACGTCGTTCTGCGCCTTGCCGGCCGAAACGCCGGCGGTGGACGCCTGATAGGCGTCGCCGCTCGCGGCATAATTCGTGGTGTGCTTGGCATTGATGCGGAGACCGCCGAAATAGAGCGTGTCATCGCTCGTGCCGCCGTCGAACCGCGCATCGGTCACGGCCGTCGAGCTGGTGGTCGCGACCGCCGCCGCGCCGGCATAGGTGCCGCCCGCGCCGACCGTCGCGTTGGAGACGTTGGTATCCGTTCCGGTCGCCGTGATGCGGAGGATACCCGTGTAGCTGCCATGGTTTAGAATATCCATGTCCGCGGGCGCCCCCAGATAGGCATAGGTGTGCGCGCTCGACGACGTCTGCGCGACGGTGGCGCCGAGGGCCAGGAAGCCGGACGAAAGACCCGTCCCTTCGGCGTATTGGGCGCTGTCGTTTTGAGCGGCGATGGTCACGTCGGCGTTGGGAAGCACGATCCCCGTCCCGCCATAGGCCTTCACCGTCGCGTTCTCGGATGCCACGGCCAGGCTGCCCTGCGCGCCGATCAGCGAGCCGCCGCCGCCGGCGAGCGCCTTGGCCCAGGTCGTCGTGCCGCTGGTGGGAACCAGCGCCATCGCGGTCACCCCGAGCGCACCGCCCGAGAAGCTGACATTATCGCCGACATCGGCCGTCACCGTGGCGCCGACCGTGGACTTGGCGATAGCGACGCCGACGGCGCCGCCGCCGACCGAAACGCCGATCGCCTCGCTCGAAAGATCGGGTGTGATCGACGCCGACACCAACGTGCCGACGCCGGACGCGGACGTCGTGATCGAGGCACCGGAGCCGATCTCCGCCAGCACGGACGAGTTCTCGTGGGCTTCCGCATCCGCACCGACGCCCGCGACGATGCCGCCGCCGAGCGCGGTGGCCGTCGTGGACAAGGTGCCGGCGCCGCTGGCGCCAACCGCCAGATTCGTGACGTTGACGGTGGAGCCGTCCAGAACCCGTGCTGCGACCGAGCTCGTCCGGCTTGCCATTGCGACCGAAGCGCCGACAGCCGCGGCGCCGGCGGTGACGCCGCCGGTGAAGACCACCTGGGTCGTTGAATCCATCGCCATGACGGTGGCGCCAGTGCCGGTGCCGCCCGCGCCGGTGATTTGACCGCCAAGCATCGCCACCACGGAGTTGGTGACATTGCCGACCGCGACAGCCGCCTGCGCGCCGAAATAAAGCGCCGCACCGCCGGCGATCGCCTCGGTGTCGATGGTCTTGCCGGCATAGGGTCCGGTGGTCGCGTCCTTAACGACCGCCGCAACGGTCACAATCGGCGCCGTGACGGCCAGGGGCGTATCCGCGGCCACCAGCGCGCCGGAACCGTCGCGCCCGTAGTCACTCAGATTGGCGAGGACGGTGCTGTTGACGCTGGTGTAGCCGATGCCGGCCCCGATGCCGACGTTCTTGGCGAAGCCGGCGCCGAGAAGATACATCTTGGCCGCATTGGCGCTGGTGGCAGTGACATTGACCTGCGTGCCCGTGACGTTGCCGCCCGCGATCTGCGCGACGACGGCGTCGTTGCCGCCGCTCAGCACGCTGCTGACGTCATAGGTCGACGTCACGTTGGCACTGTTCGGATTGCCGGCGGTGCCGCTCGCGACCGCGCCGCTGCCGTGCGCGTTGTTGGTGCCGCTGTTCACGGACGCGATGGTGCCGTTGTTGCCCTGGTTGAGCTGGCCGGTCTGCTGGCCCTGGGTGGCGGCATCGGCGGTGTTGGTGCCGATGATGATGACGCCGACCGTCGCGCCGATACCGACGCTGCCGCCGATGCCCGCGGTGACCGCGTAGGACAGCACCTCCTTGGTGCTGAGCGCATTGACGTTGATCGCGCCGGCCGAGTTCAGATTGCTGTTGCGGCTTTCCGCAATGGTCTGGCTCTTGAAGCTGATGACGTTGGCGGCGGCGCCGACGCCGACCCCTGCCCCGCTCGCCCCGACCGCGAGTGCACCTGCGATCTCCTTGATCGCGACGTCCTCGGTCGCGTTGATGGTCACCGCGCCGGCCGCTCCGCCCGTCACCGATTGCAATGTGGTGTCGTAGACGCCGGCGATGGTGGTGTTGTTGGCGATCTCGATGTTCGCCATGCCGGCGATCGCGGCCGTGCCGGTCGAGAGCGCACCGCCGATCGCATAGGCCTCGAAGCGGTTCTTGGTGGTGGCCTCGACGTCGAGCGCGCCGCTCAGATTGAGCGCGGTCGTATGCGCCGCGCCGTTGCCCTGATAGTGGAACTCGTCACCGACATAGGCTTCGGTCCGGTTCGAGGAGACCTGGACCAGGAACGCCGCACCGATCGCGGCCTGGCTGCCGTAGGCGCCGGAGCCGTTCGCGGAGAAGATGCCGGTGTTGTTGGTGGCGTTCACCGTCAGCGATGCGGCTGTCAGCGCGCCACCATCGACATATGCTTCCGTCGTCGCCTGGAACACGTTCAGCCCGACCGAGCCGGTGTTGAAGCCGATCGCGATCGAGGACGCGTCCTGCTCAGCATTGGCCTTCACGGTGACGGCGCCGACCGTCGCGCTCGACGACTGCACGCCACCGACCGTGGCATTGGTGATGGTGGCGAACGTTTCGCGCTGCATCGTGGTGCTGATGATGGTGGCGCCACCACCGCCATTGCCGGTCGGAGCCACGATGCCCGCACCGAACGCGCCGGAATAGGAGAAGCTCGACGCGGCCACTTCGATCTGCGGCGCCAGCGTCGTCGAGGTCAGGCGCGTGTCGATGGAAGCGCTGTCGATATAGGCCCGGGTCTGCCCGCTCATCACGTTGGTGATCGGGTTGATCATGATGGAGATGCCGCTGCTCGCGGCGACCGAGGCGACGTTGGTCACGACCGCCTGGTGCGAGCTCGCGACCACGGCAAGGCCGCGCACGGTGTCCTGGGTCTCGGTGAGGTCGGGCGTGGTGTCGGTCGGCGCGTGGGCGGTGCCGAGATCGAAGGCATGGGCGAGCGTGCCGCTGTTGACCGACAGCGTATCGGTGCTGCTGGTCCCGAGCGCGTCGACCTTGGTATTTGCCCCGCTGATATAGGCCGCGGTGGTTCCCGTGATCTGGTTGGTGACCAGCGAGCCCGCGCCGCCGGCGGCGCCCTTGCTGATCGACACGGCACCCGCAAACACGGCCGCCTTGTCGTTGTTGCCGGCGGTCACGCCGACGTTGTTGGTGGCGGTGACGTCGGCGCCGTTGATCCCGTTGGTGCCGGCGGCGGTGATGCTGGCGGTGACGTTGGTGCCCATCAGATTGGTGGCGACCGAGCCGGCGAGCCCGACCTGCGAGGACATCGCGATACCGACGGCAACGGTCGAGATGTTGGCGTTCGAGTTCGCACCGACGGCGACGTTGCCCGATGCGGTCAGCTTGGACCCGGTGACGCCGGCGCTGACATTGTTGGCGATGCTGCTGTAGACGAGCGCAAGGCCCGCGGCGCTGCCTTGCGTCGAGGCGCCCGCGACGGCGGCGGTTCCGGTGATGCTGGAATTGTCGGTCGCGTTGACGGAAATGTTGCGGGCCGTGACGGACGATTGTGTCGCGCTGGACAAATTGTTGCCGATGGCCGCCGAAACGGTGTTGGCAATCGAGCTGATCGTGGTGCCGCCGACGCCGGCGAACTGGCCGGTCGCAAGGCCGAAGCCGATCGTGACCGCCTGGATCTTCGAGGAGTCGACCGCGCTCACGCTGACATTGCCGTTGCTGCCGGCTGTCATCAGGACATTGGCGATATAGGCCGAATGCGTGGTCGCGATGGTGTTGTAGACGATCGAAGCGCCGACATTGTTCTTGCCGGCCTGGATCAGGCCCGCAACGGAGACGATGCTGGCGCCCGGACCGTTGCCCGTGCCATCGTTGAGCGCAGCCGCGCTGAAGTCGATGCAGTTCTGCCCGCCCGTGCCGCCGGCGACCGTGCAGGTATCCGTGGCGAGATGATTGTTGTTGGACTTCTTGACGAGGTTGCCGAGCGCGGTATCGAGCGCCGACACCGCGCCGCTGTCCGCCAGCACCGTCACGCGGCCGACATTGATGCTCACCGTCGAGCCGCTGTTGATATAGGCCGTCGTGGTCGGCGTGATCTCGCTGACGACGACCGCGCCGGCAAGCCCGTTGGCGCTGGCCCCGCCCCCGCCTGAGGCCGCACCGGCCGCAATCACGCTGGCGCTGTCGGCCATCACCAGCAGGGTGTCGTAGTTCGAGATCGCCGTGCTGCGGATATGCGCGTCGGTCGCGTTTCCGCCCGTGGGATCGGCGATCGACGCATAGGTCAACCCGATGCCGACGCCGGCCTGGCCACCCGAGATATAGAGCGAGCCGCCACCGATCGCGATGTTCGTGGTCTGGTAGGCGTCGACCTCGAGCGCGCGATTGACCCCGCTCGCCTGCCCCGTGATCGTCGAGCTCTCGATATAGGCGTTGGCGCTGTCGGTGATGATGCCGACGGAGGCCGACAGCGACGCCGAATTGGATTTCGATCCCGCCACGCCGATGGCGACGACGGTCTCCGAGCCGCCATTGAGCGCCTGCACCGTCACCGAACTCTGGTTGTTCATGGTGGTGCCGTAGATATAGGCGAGCGTCGCGTTGTTCGACATCGCCGCCGCGATCGCGCCGCCGATCGCAGCTCCCGTGGCGGACCCTCCGGCCAGATTGAGCGCCGCCGAGCCCGAACCATTGTTGAGCATGGTGTCGTTCAGCGCCTGAACAATCGTGTTGGTCACCACGGCGCCGGTCGTGGTGTATTTGTTGACGGTCGTGTTCTTGATGTAGGCGCTGGTGCCGAGCGAGACGTCGCTCACCGACGAGCTTCCGGCGAGATCGAGGCTGAAGCCGCTGGTGCTCGATCCCGAGGTCGAACCGATCTTGCCCGCCGCCGTCGTCACGCCGGCGGCGCCTCCGGTCGAGGCCGCGCCGGCAGCACCTGCCTTGTCGGAGAAACTCGACGACGCCGGGTCGGAGACGGCTGCCGCGACGGCGGCCGCCGTGATGCGCCCCGAAGTGGTCGCGCTGAGCGTGAGGTTGTCGACATTGACCGCCCCGCTTCCGCCGCTGGTGCCGGCGAACGGATCGTTGGCGCTGAACACGCCGGGCCGGATGTCGGAATGGTTGTCGCCGACATAGGCGGAGGTGTCGGTGTTTGCGCCGAGATAGGCGACCGACAAGCCGACCGCCGAACCGCCGCTCCCGTTATAGCTCATCGCGCCGGACAGCGTCACGACCGACAGATCCTGCTGCGCCAGGATGCCGACGGTCGGCGCGTAGACGGTGGCCAGGCTCGAGATCGACGCGTGCGTCGTGTTGTTCAGGAAGCCGAGCGAGGTGATGCCGTTCAGCGCCAGCGCGCCGGCAGCCTTGCCGGACGACGGTGCGACAGCGACGAACCGGTCGGAAGTGATCGCGTTGACGGCGATGTCGTCCGCCGCACGCAGCGTCGCACGGTCCGAAACGCCGGCGATGGTATTGGTGTTGAACTGGACGAGATTGAGCGCGCCGCCGACCGAGGAGCCGCCCGAGGTGTTGCCGAACAGGAAGCCGAGCGTGCCGACATTGCCGGCCGCGTCGATCGAGGCCATGGTCGTGGTCGCCGCGATCTGGATGGTGGCGTTGTAGGTGTGGAGGTCGCCATTATCCATCCCGACCGACCAGCTGCTGCCGCATGTCGCGGTCGTGCAGGTCGAAGTCAGGCTGGCGCTGCCGGCCACCCACGCGGTCGTGTTGTTGTTGACGACGAAATGGTTCAGCGAACCGGCGATGCCGATTGTGTCGCCGGCGTCCGCCGTGGCATTCGCATAGCTGGT
Protein-coding regions in this window:
- a CDS encoding leukotoxin LktA family filamentous adhesin, with translation MRGPSATRHNDELTTLRGLARFRSMSLLCAMQMVFLPVFSVRLQAQTANVITPDGRTGTSLQTSGSVTNVTTSTISGNNAFNSFSQFSVGQGNTVNLQLPTGTQNLVNIVRDAPVYVNGTLNSYMNGAIGGNVYFADPKGFVVGRSGTVNVGSLNVSTPTREFTDSLIGAGGQINQSAVGNLMAGSFPVSPDGNIRIYGRVNAQDGVRLTGQNVYVGGASQRDIANLDHAAKFAASVNSKGLRSASAITVSNGSIHIGAVNNARINGRLTAQSKSATPSNITVQAGNNIDVGKKANLNIASANGNAGEIRLKAAQNLTVAGGARFDASAKTGNAGLVDFSANGIIDIGKGIKVDLSADNGKAGTLLIDPTDVVVGDAAQGDTGVTLSNSSIVNALAGLSAGADYLIQADHSITLAAHAMIDARRLDGSGHSTGNANNVIIDAPNIEIMNGAQILAQSVNFGGTTYADGNVTLRATASDIKLSGQATAATSITVDGKITGGIVSITATSTAVSSFLNGSVAGDFALVGSTLAASVLGLNGGYLAASATATININSHADINGRGDVTISAHATETVSDPAVATTLLGSLTPVAAGVVVGKIDGTATTNVASGATVNAGGNLEIKALNDATIAVSAVAASTSAQIVPTVAYSTGSVTTTANVATGAHIAAGTVNTSGSTLKVRAINNNSFSTSATSVAASGPNASGAVGAAVAISDVTTSATATLGASLGTSAGDRMNGSVLVEATSDTTSNSTMASSIAGLPALVAAIQEFAVSNVASPTHFVMDHMTSLVPLSFDFKVAGALSLANSTQSATAAIAQSPSGGAPSIYASGNVAVASNVIDRGVRSNATSSAITKDVSTGEGTAISAAVAWGNFTHNSNAYVGNGTLINAANIAVDATTEQPITNTWLKWDGLGAVLGHLNGNLGVGGNILTSYANATADAGDTIGIAGSLNHFVVNNNTTAWVAGSASLTSTCTTATCGSSWSVGMDNGDLHTYNATIQIAATTTMASIDAAGNVGTLGFLFGNTSGGSSVGGALNLVQFNTNTIAGVSDRATLRAADDIAVNAITSDRFVAVAPSSGKAAGALALNGITSLGFLNNTTHASISSLATVYAPTVGILAQQDLSVVTLSGAMSYNGSGGSAVGLSVAYLGANTDTSAYVGDNHSDIRPGVFSANDPFAGTSGGSGAVNVDNLTLSATTSGRITAAAVAAAVSDPASSSFSDKAGAAGAASTGGAAGVTTAAGKIGSTSGSSTSGFSLDLAGSSSVSDVSLGTSAYIKNTTVNKYTTTGAVVTNTIVQALNDTMLNNGSGSAALNLAGGSATGAAIGGAIAAAMSNNATLAYIYGTTMNNQSSVTVQALNGGSETVVAIGVAGSKSNSASLSASVGIITDSANAYIESSTITGQASGVNRALEVDAYQTTNIAIGGGSLYISGGQAGVGIGLTYASIADPTGGNATDAHIRSTAISNYDTLLVMADSASVIAAGAASGGGGASANGLAGAVVVSEITPTTTAYINSGSTVSINVGRVTVLADSGAVSALDTALGNLVKKSNNNHLATDTCTVAGGTGGQNCIDFSAAALNDGTGNGPGASIVSVAGLIQAGKNNVGASIVYNTIATTHSAYIANVLMTAGSNGNVSVSAVDSSKIQAVTIGFGLATGQFAGVGGTTISSIANTVSAAIGNNLSSATQSSVTARNISVNATDNSSITGTAAVAGASTQGSAAGLALVYSSIANNVSAGVTGSKLTASGNVAVGANSNANISTVAVGIAMSSQVGLAGSVATNLMGTNVTASITAAGTNGINGADVTATNNVGVTAGNNDKAAVFAGAVSISKGAAGGAGSLVTNQITGTTAAYISGANTKVDALGTSSTDTLSVNSGTLAHAFDLGTAHAPTDTTPDLTETQDTVRGLAVVASSHQAVVTNVASVAASSGISIMINPITNVMSGQTRAYIDSASIDTRLTSTTLAPQIEVAASSFSYSGAFGAGIVAPTGNGGGGATIISTTMQRETFATITNATVGGVQSSSATVGAVTVKANAEQDASSIAIGFNTGSVGLNVFQATTEAYVDGGALTAASLTVNATNNTGIFSANGSGAYGSQAAIGAAFLVQVSSNRTEAYVGDEFHYQGNGAAHTTALNLSGALDVEATTKNRFEAYAIGGALSTGTAAIAGMANIEIANNTTIAGVYDTTLQSVTGGAAGAVTINATEDVAIKEIAGALAVGASGAGVGVGAAANVISFKSQTIAESRNSNLNSAGAINVNALSTKEVLSYAVTAGIGGSVGIGATVGVIIIGTNTADAATQGQQTGQLNQGNNGTIASVNSGTNNAHGSGAVASGTAGNPNSANVTSTYDVSSVLSGGNDAVVAQIAGGNVTGTQVNVTATSANAAKMYLLGAGFAKNVGIGAGIGYTSVNSTVLANLSDYGRDGSGALVAADTPLAVTAPIVTVAAVVKDATTGPYAGKTIDTEAIAGGAALYFGAQAAVAVGNVTNSVVAMLGGQITGAGGTGTGATVMAMDSTTQVVFTGGVTAGAAAVGASVAMASRTSSVAARVLDGSTVNVTNLAVGASGAGTLSTTATALGGGIVAGVGADAEAHENSSVLAEIGSGASITTSASGVGTLVSASITPDLSSEAIGVSVGGGAVGVAIAKSTVGATVTADVGDNVSFSGGALGVTAMALVPTSGTTTWAKALAGGGGSLIGAQGSLAVASENATVKAYGGTGIVLPNADVTIAAQNDSAQYAEGTGLSSGFLALGATVAQTSSSAHTYAYLGAPADMDILNHGSYTGILRITATGTDTNVSNATVGAGGTYAGAAAVATTSSTAVTDARFDGGTSDDTLYFGGLRINAKHTTNYAASGDAYQASTAGVSAGKAQNDVDSTTTAEIGTHLIINSAGGNMVVIANDIVNQGGGGARSGSGGSFSGAAALSTSTVTQHVNTNIGAGTVLSLNGDPQTSAAYINIEAYNTLNTNDTASLATASFFAGGGAESNMTANATLAVNINARELFSVGKIYIGTAAKMAAANNANASLYGAIAGVGASTNSWVHANQSVNVGDNAKIAAWRDITIYAGLAGDGSVFSSVQATATTVVYNNTAIPISALYRGTANADDTTSLTLAPTSSVLGARDIYLGATQGQVTAAGNGSNYNPYLDIFSAKNSDNHSHTSGTGDVALNGLVVAGVNNDLTITIDLGATTPTLSTTSPYSLLTNGSSSVLELVSNANNLSPVMSWNHQTVQYAIVGNFNPYDLVVNQLATLTGLSAAQVRSQLAAATPTAPASMTPSGTDPTGDIQRQIDTLIKQAPFTSDAPGNAFAFGDILVSAGNVSILAQKLTGNSGTNPAAPAVIARSSPLIKIENKGLDFISLGNLTVADVTGGNITYRQIDHVDPDSHSNVTFTAMPSATPVIDVSATYNRLDPDSGQGIDQNGYVLTRTPDIYFNGAVNNANGLLKIINNLGSVVASQSLSAATIQIVVPKGTFTFLGGIGSFYDSGSAVTSQWATTENRPEDTLTAVMTAATYLGAYGDYYSAPHIASGTDHPYFYYCCTDGSHGVYQPVGNADASTIFTARMLMTYYDGFSLYSSIFLPVGRGTPGNTSTPDAGSVPDIATLKIIEGQSQDSSNVVLAQWKKTTYDGRNVYTDSGPYKTPFNCASACDSSGFFQVINIQPDAITPKTADAPATATATRTISGQAVIISASVININGTIQAGSSSNYSVDIGAAAYDAIYGGNGLKNRNGGADFAAAQANARNGVYYDISGSVTASASGDAKIGVRYNALTDQLILNGVAQGAGGYVYLNGKIISTSTDNTQTQGNIEIKGGAGTVTVNNTSGLQLVTNTINTSVTAQSVVEIVDQLKGKTTWWVYDPKAASSQQVSRYETNSVTAAAIDPSMLTARTGTAGVQYATQENMLYQWVDTATLDRLPTSTQFDYGWSFTPNQVTGENWTRSTSLVSGTQSSNYQKVTTATGSYHWAGGVNPDGSPVGLNTHSNACCGADAQYNWYQAIYDHLTLTLTNTVKASNPINIKFIGGSSSDVVVNSTSGIVINGSINNQQGTTTLAATGTNSSITVGANANNPVISGTSVTLRGDGGIGTLGTTKAPVQVQIYGGSLTASSIDHDIAISAIGALSINQVKVNSAGATPQGNVFLSATGDINSASAYNIANPIVIGKNIEINSTSGAIGATSAVVNGASTLTNINPLVIQATGTTQASGAVDGGVLDSASVTGTYIIQSKGDLRLGTVQSTGGPVFLEAAGSDNNPANILNGRAAVGLTQAQSQHLQDVQASLDLLSGNAATNAVNSYQSMVTSAYNDYFQLKNIAFPNGSTYNPTSVGQTVLRAQVAAKLGIDPANVTTTQMKTEATTRFLRDQFLLGKITTDELKTSLTTLLGTAPADPLGTVFGSSLSTTLFTKLFDGVSTANQRMPSNTALQTALNTYNANYSYTLASTERVYSIITAGSQWTQSQLAYTVSSSAVGAAPPPIDENVVANVSANQIMLYAPRGSVGNSAAPQTFTFTSVDSSSLTPEQRGLLATAGPGQLTVGAVTDPTTHVTTYTVSLSQQNLVVVDNPIAISAKALTNIYLGSKNSLALGGVTANYGPITAAQANGIQVTGRGDVKLDAVNSISNNASGALISGDIGNLTLIAEHGNVGAPSGTAGSNPANNANAIQIAFADPSNDQLDQVSSAQGIYVKQTTGDLILGNIAAGNAIQLAATGSIYAEAGFTDRTAIHILGADLDLRAGGSIGFNGSSFQPLQVNISGAVTGSAVGDLSLLAVTGDLMVGSSGTHGTLTAGGALTLNAARGALTVNADITSGGLMQLLANRGMNFAAGTSAAPVVATSSSDGVTLVAATLTMGAYSSINAAGLISVTTTGDATIGQLNSSLSYAAASNAPSIIVTAGGVASLGAILDNGDGQTKFVASGAGAELSLSGSNGIGSATSRIAFSAVQLSASASAGGIYLKALTDTEASLLSAVKGNVDIIGTGALTLDQVLAGTATGASGSFSAVTNNGSIVIGTADSSGSQTVHASQNVTFKSLATTGNSGDAGNIGVTADNGFILAQTVTSGGATTLGSVSAHGSATLLAATTITGNTLATTTGSGLLTATGPIDWNTLNVGTTLGATASQGSINFKTAQSGATQTIRAHDNVTFNALTTTGITGDAGSINVTADNGFILAQTVTSGGVTTLGSVSANGSATLLAATTITGNTLAATTGSGLLTASGPVNWNVLNVGTTLGVTSGQGSITLQTAQSGGTQTIHARDNVTFNALTATGINGDAGSINVTADNGFILAQTVMSGGVPTLGSVSANGSARLIAAGTNTGHNLTATTGNAVLSGTVVRWDNLNVGGTLDVTATAGGITVGTAISGGTQTLHAVNDIVFSQLTTTGIPGDAGDIDLRSDVGAIRGGSISANGNTRFSSVGPLSLDRISGDVVKLSSTGDLTIRSITATKGVNLAAATINVNIEQIGSTPPIPLVVNVTGSDGGAATSANISIDAPSVIFNQFKVVDANVLTNAQAVAVLNGYVPGQMMLTTATQQVLLNNRTLAPSSWPTLQLYQPGGVFTMSQIGNANVSNAYVVFYTDGVSATVTNYGPGHTCCYDFTGASMVRNIAIDGEGKETIETWLAKKDGGTFYLLGLSGQARLDALLTPRPVETIGSGPAVNIEGLNDLRKLRRQGQRVGRPGWKDAAVETAKPSVGRLAQAW